The Verrucomicrobiota bacterium sequence TCGGTTGGGGCGCCGGCTCGCAAATCATGGGTCGCGGAGCCTCTTTAACCACGGTGGTCCCCCATGTTGAAACGGGTTCCTATTCACCGGGTCGGTAGTCGCCCGATCCTATTCCTTGGCGCGGACCGCACCCTGGTCATGATGCTCCTGATCGGGTGCGTGACGCTGGTGATGAGTTGGCACCCAGCGGCCATGCTGGCGGCTTGCGTGGCCTTTCCCCTCGGGCTGTTTTTCCTCCGTCAGATGACCAAAGCGGACCCGCTCCTTTGGAAAGTGTGCCGGAATTACTGGCGTTATAACCAGACTTTTGGGCGGTACCAACGTTACTACCCGGCTCGCTCGACGCCGTTTCGAAAGGACTTGAGCGGCCCGACCTCGGCCTACCGCCGGAAGTTTATCAAAACCCTCTTCACATAATGAACCCTTTGATTCCCGTCCTTTTTGCCCTCGTCGGCTTGGCCTTCCTGGCGCTGCTGCTCTGCCGCACCTTGGAGCTTAACCGGTCGGTGTCTTTGAGACGCCACCGATCCACGGTGGCGGGCCTTTGCGACCTGATCAATTACGCCGCGGTGGCGGCCGATGGCGTGGTCATTGGTAAGAGCGGCTGCTTGATTGCCGGGTGGCGTTACCACGCGCCCGACAATGCCAGCAGCACGTACGAGGAACGCAACGCCCTGGCCGCGCGCCTCAACCACGCCTTGGCGGGCATGATGGGCTCCGGTTGGTGTTGGCACGTCGACGCGATCCGCCGGCCCGCTGCCGGTTACCCGTCGCCCGAACGGTCCCATTTTCCGGACCCGGTTACGGAGGCCATTGACCAGGAGCGCCGTCGGTTCTTCGGGGCTTTGGGCAACCTGTACGAAACCGAACTCGTCCTGACGGTGACGTATCAGCCACCGGCGAAGGTCGTCCGTCGCCTGGCCGAGTGGATGTATGACGATGACCGGCCCAAAGCCGACGCCGAGCAAGAAGCCGAGGATGTCCTGGCCCGATTCTGTCGGGACGTCGATGCGCTCGAAGATCGGCTCTCGTCGGTGTTCCGCCTGGAGCGGCTCAAGGCACGAACCGAAGTTGAGGAGGACGGCGAACCGGTCGTCTACGACGACCTTTTGGCGCACTTGCAGCGGTGCCTGACCGGATTGAACCACCCGATCCGTCTGCCGCGAACCCCGGTCCTGTTGGACGCGCTGCTCGGCGGCCAGGACCTCTGGGGCGACATCGTGCCCCAGGTCGGGCTCCATTACGTCCAGTGCGTATCCATCGACGGCTTTCCCTCCGAGTCTTACCCCGGCATCCTGACCGCGCTCTCGGAGTTGTCGATCGGCTACCGGTGGAACACCCGGTTTCTTTTTCTGGACCGGAGCGCCGCCGACAGCCACCTCGAGAAGGTCCGCCGAAAATGGGACCAGCTGGTGGTGCCGTTCCTGGCCAAGATCCTGCGGTACGCCACGCGTAACCTGAACCGAAATGCCGCGGCGATGGCCGAGGAGGCGCACCAGGCCAAGGCCATCGTCGATTCTCAGGAGGTGGTTGGGGGCTATTACACCGCCAACGTGGTGCTGATGCACGAGGACCGCGGGGCTTTGGACGAGGCGGCGCGGGCCGTCTACCGGGCGATCCATAACTTGGGGTTCTCGGCCCGGATTGAGGCCGTGAATAACTTAGATGCTTTCTTCGGCACCCTGCCGGGCCACGTTGAAGAAAACGAGCGCCGGCCGCTCCTGCACTCGCTCAACCTTGCGCACCTGCTGCCGGTGGCGGGCGTCTGGACCGGGCAGGAAAGCTGCCCGTGCCCGTTCTACCCGCCCAATAGCCCGCCGCTCTTGCACGGGGTCACCAGCGGCGATACCCCTTTTCGGCTCAACCTGCACGTCGGCGACGTGGCGGCCGCGTTCATTGCCGGGTCGATGGGTACCGGTAAGAGCACGCTGCTGGCAACGTTGGGGGCGCAGCTTCGTAGGTACCGAAACATGTCCCTTTTCTGTTTCGATAAGGGGATGTCGATGTACACCTTGTGTAAGGCAGCCGGCGGCCAGCATTACCACGTCGCAGGTGACGACGCCCGGTTGGCGTTTTGCCCCTTGCAGCATCTCGGGACGGACACCGACCGGGCCTGGGCGGTCGATTGGATCGAGAAGATCGTTAACCTGAACAACGAGAACGATCCGGTCACGCCTAAGGAGCGCAACGAGATTGCCCGCTCCATTGAGAGCATGCACCGCAATGGGCACCGAACCCTCTCGAATTTCGTGTTGACGGTTCAGGTCGAACGGATTCGAGAGACCCTGAGAGAGTACACCATCGAAGGCAGTTTTGGACGGGTCTTCGACGCTGAGGAAGATGGGCTTCAGGGCTTGGGCAACTACGTTTGCTTTGAAGTCGAGGAATTGATGGGCCTCGCCCCCAAATACTCGTTACCGATCCTCTGGTACTTGTTTCGGCGCATTGAGCGGTCGTTGAAAGGCCAGCCGGCGGCCATCATCATGGACGAAGCCTGGCTCTTGCTCGACCACCCCCTGTTTAGGGAGAAGGTTCGCGAGTGGCTCAAGACCAAGCGAAAGCAGAACTGCGCAGTCGTTATGGCGACGCAAAGCCTCACCGACATCCCGGAGAGCTTGCTTTCCGTTATTAACCAGGAGTGCCTGACCAAAATTTTTCTCCCCAACGCGAATGCCCTCCAGGAGGATCAGGCCGCCCTCTACCGTCGCTTCGGGCTTAATGACCGGCAGATCGAGCTGCTGGCTGGTTCCAGGCCAAAGCGGGATTACTACTACACCAGCCCCTCCGGACGGCGGCTCTTCAGCCTGGAGCTTGGCCCGTTGGCGCTCGCCTTTGTGGCCCTAAGCGACAAGGAAACCGTTGCGGAAGTGCAGCGCCTGGAACGCGCGTTTGGCAATGGCTGGGTGGAGGAATGGCTTTCCCGGCGGGAGCTGTCGCTAGCCGACTACCTTCCGGAAGAATCGGAAACTAACCAAGAAAAGGTTGCCGCTTGAAAGACGAACGAACTAACGAAACCTCCGTAAGGGGCAACGGTGAAACGCCCTACCTCGATGCGCGCAAGATCCTGCGCGACGAGAATGCCCGCGCCCGCGCGGGCGAGCGCGCTTGGCAACTGGTGGCGTGCGGCGCCCTGTTGATCGCCCTGGCGGCGGTGGGCGGCATTGCCTGGATCGGCAGCCAATCGAAGGTTGTGCCCTACGTGGTTGTAACCGATCGCCTTGCCACCCTGTTGGCATTCGGTCCTGCCGATAAGGCCGCATCCCCCGAGAGGGGGGCCGTGCGCGCCTGGGTCTTAAACTTCATCCATTGGACCCGCACCGTGACGCCGGACGCGGCCCTGCAGTGGGATTTTGTCCACGGGGCGTACTCGATGGTTAAGGGTAAAGATCCGGCCTATCAAGAGCTGGTCGGCGGTTGGTACGAGGCCAGCAAGGCTTCGCGGCCGAACGTCCGCGCCGAGAAGGTGATCGTCCACGTGGAGAGCCCTTTCGCGTTGCCGGTGTCCGCGGACACCTGGCAGGTAACGTGGACGGAACAGGAGGAGGACCGCGACGGGCGCCTGATCCGGCGGTTCCCCATGCGGGCGATCGTTACCGTCTACGCGGCGCCTCCGGATAATGCCACCCCGGAGGCGATGCGGTTCAACCCGTTTGGCGTCTACGTCAAAACGTTTACCTGGTCCCAAACGCCCCAATAAATTGTTAGTTATATGAGACAACCGCACAGTTACCTTTGCCTCGTCGGCGCGGCGGCCTTGGTCCTCACCCGGCCCGCCGTCGATGCGGCTCAAGAAGCGCAGCCTTCCCCTTCGCCCTCCCCGAGCCCGAGCCCGATGGAGTCGACCTTGCCGGACCTGGGCGGGACTAACCCAGAGCTCAACTACCAGGAAGCCGCCGGTGTTCAG is a genomic window containing:
- a CDS encoding VirB3 family type IV secretion system protein; amino-acid sequence: MLKRVPIHRVGSRPILFLGADRTLVMMLLIGCVTLVMSWHPAAMLAACVAFPLGLFFLRQMTKADPLLWKVCRNYWRYNQTFGRYQRYYPARSTPFRKDLSGPTSAYRRKFIKTLFT
- a CDS encoding conjugal transfer protein TrbE (type IV secretion system ATPase VirB4 family), with protein sequence MNPLIPVLFALVGLAFLALLLCRTLELNRSVSLRRHRSTVAGLCDLINYAAVAADGVVIGKSGCLIAGWRYHAPDNASSTYEERNALAARLNHALAGMMGSGWCWHVDAIRRPAAGYPSPERSHFPDPVTEAIDQERRRFFGALGNLYETELVLTVTYQPPAKVVRRLAEWMYDDDRPKADAEQEAEDVLARFCRDVDALEDRLSSVFRLERLKARTEVEEDGEPVVYDDLLAHLQRCLTGLNHPIRLPRTPVLLDALLGGQDLWGDIVPQVGLHYVQCVSIDGFPSESYPGILTALSELSIGYRWNTRFLFLDRSAADSHLEKVRRKWDQLVVPFLAKILRYATRNLNRNAAAMAEEAHQAKAIVDSQEVVGGYYTANVVLMHEDRGALDEAARAVYRAIHNLGFSARIEAVNNLDAFFGTLPGHVEENERRPLLHSLNLAHLLPVAGVWTGQESCPCPFYPPNSPPLLHGVTSGDTPFRLNLHVGDVAAAFIAGSMGTGKSTLLATLGAQLRRYRNMSLFCFDKGMSMYTLCKAAGGQHYHVAGDDARLAFCPLQHLGTDTDRAWAVDWIEKIVNLNNENDPVTPKERNEIARSIESMHRNGHRTLSNFVLTVQVERIRETLREYTIEGSFGRVFDAEEDGLQGLGNYVCFEVEELMGLAPKYSLPILWYLFRRIERSLKGQPAAIIMDEAWLLLDHPLFREKVREWLKTKRKQNCAVVMATQSLTDIPESLLSVINQECLTKIFLPNANALQEDQAALYRRFGLNDRQIELLAGSRPKRDYYYTSPSGRRLFSLELGPLALAFVALSDKETVAEVQRLERAFGNGWVEEWLSRRELSLADYLPEESETNQEKVAA
- a CDS encoding conjugal transfer protein TrbF — encoded protein: MKDERTNETSVRGNGETPYLDARKILRDENARARAGERAWQLVACGALLIALAAVGGIAWIGSQSKVVPYVVVTDRLATLLAFGPADKAASPERGAVRAWVLNFIHWTRTVTPDAALQWDFVHGAYSMVKGKDPAYQELVGGWYEASKASRPNVRAEKVIVHVESPFALPVSADTWQVTWTEQEEDRDGRLIRRFPMRAIVTVYAAPPDNATPEAMRFNPFGVYVKTFTWSQTPQ